A genomic segment from Rubrivirga marina encodes:
- a CDS encoding metal-dependent hydrolase produces MRLGTHVAGGLLGYTVAATFFQLPWTATGVVVAAAASAAPDVDTLGSTVGRVFAPVAKRIERRFGHRTITHCYAAQAAVAVLGLPFVALGLPHLYAALVVGYASHPFLDTLTVQGVRVFWPWSDRRGVFPYYNRQPTAYRTRTGSRADTAFGVAFACLTVPFAVVQHDGYPRLVRTLQADAGAAVRDFLDWSADGYLVSVTVEADDPQHLRTLSGTFEAIGTTGANTLLVRDTTGRVFSLGPAYTADFQPTRAVAHRGRAVTVSRRRVDLAGRALADLDGVVPRTAAAGGDDGARARHLLDGQVTLTEDADLTPDEFAFDTVTGTGRRLSLQFATLDDLERHDLAGLVVEAGVVTVRVFLPPGTPEGYAPDDLSRSTVRRVTFAHKPSDPPRLLVAEGDAVAVGDTVAVLSSEALLTARLDVEDAAASLARLGAERPPAATDPLSLRARLAGAEARAARTEDRHAEGFEPLAAVEGARSEADDLRAQLAQAEARLGEWRTDHARRTADAQARLRRAQTRLDARQREATVLSSGAGVVRRIERRDYGPDRTEVRVVLVAPRTADSPAPDRPPAHARPTLGPPAVRSTPTDTASQPRQGRHP; encoded by the coding sequence GTGCGCCTAGGAACCCACGTCGCGGGCGGCCTCCTCGGCTACACCGTCGCCGCCACCTTCTTCCAGCTCCCGTGGACCGCCACGGGCGTCGTCGTGGCCGCCGCCGCCTCGGCCGCCCCCGACGTCGACACGCTCGGGAGCACGGTCGGCCGCGTGTTCGCGCCCGTCGCGAAGCGGATCGAGCGCCGGTTCGGGCACCGCACGATCACGCACTGCTACGCGGCCCAGGCCGCCGTCGCCGTCCTCGGACTCCCGTTCGTCGCCCTCGGGCTACCCCACCTCTACGCGGCCCTCGTCGTCGGCTACGCCTCGCACCCGTTCCTCGACACGCTCACCGTCCAGGGCGTCCGCGTGTTCTGGCCGTGGTCCGACCGCCGCGGCGTCTTCCCCTACTACAACCGCCAGCCAACGGCCTACCGCACCCGCACCGGCTCCCGTGCCGACACCGCCTTCGGCGTCGCCTTCGCGTGCCTCACGGTCCCCTTCGCCGTCGTCCAGCACGACGGGTACCCCCGCCTCGTCCGCACGCTCCAGGCCGACGCCGGGGCCGCCGTCCGCGACTTCCTCGACTGGTCCGCCGACGGGTACCTCGTCTCCGTCACCGTCGAGGCCGACGACCCCCAGCACCTCCGCACGCTCTCGGGCACCTTCGAGGCCATCGGCACGACGGGCGCCAACACGCTCCTCGTCCGGGACACGACCGGCCGCGTGTTCTCGCTCGGCCCGGCCTACACCGCCGACTTCCAGCCCACCCGCGCCGTCGCCCACCGGGGCCGGGCCGTCACGGTCTCCCGCCGCCGCGTCGACCTCGCGGGCCGCGCCCTCGCCGACCTCGACGGCGTCGTCCCGCGCACCGCCGCCGCTGGCGGCGACGACGGGGCGAGGGCGCGCCACCTCCTCGACGGACAGGTCACGCTCACCGAGGACGCCGACCTCACGCCCGACGAGTTCGCCTTCGACACGGTCACGGGCACCGGCCGACGCCTCTCGCTCCAGTTCGCGACGCTCGACGACCTCGAGCGCCACGACCTCGCGGGCCTCGTCGTCGAGGCCGGCGTCGTCACCGTCCGCGTCTTCCTCCCCCCCGGCACGCCCGAGGGCTACGCACCCGACGACCTCTCGCGCTCGACCGTCCGCCGCGTCACGTTCGCCCACAAGCCGAGCGACCCGCCCCGGCTCCTCGTGGCCGAGGGCGACGCCGTGGCCGTCGGCGACACGGTCGCCGTCCTCTCGTCGGAGGCCCTCCTCACCGCCCGGCTCGACGTCGAGGACGCCGCCGCGTCGCTCGCCCGCTTGGGCGCGGAGCGTCCTCCGGCCGCCACCGACCCGCTCTCGCTCCGCGCCCGCTTGGCCGGCGCCGAGGCCCGCGCCGCCCGCACCGAGGACCGCCACGCCGAGGGCTTCGAGCCGCTGGCGGCCGTCGAGGGCGCCCGGTCCGAGGCCGACGACCTCCGCGCCCAGCTCGCCCAGGCCGAGGCCCGCCTCGGCGAGTGGCGGACCGACCACGCCCGTCGCACGGCCGACGCCCAGGCCCGGCTCCGCCGCGCCCAGACCCGCCTCGACGCCCGCCAGCGCGAGGCCACCGTCCTCTCGTCCGGGGCCGGCGTCGTCCGCCGCATCGAGCGCCGCGACTACGGCCCGGACAGGACGGAAGTCCGCGTCGTCCTCGTCGCGCCCCGGACCGCAGACAGTCCGGCTCCCGACCGCCCCCCGGCCCACGCCAGGCCGACCCT
- a CDS encoding tyrosine-type recombinase/integrase: protein MTPSAPPTRPGNRPAPADGGSPVRPPGRTPTTGPAEGASPFDRAVALFLSRTRHTRSGSAHTERAYRTDLRHFAAFLAERGHAERHPPETDAPEDAPLPFDAVTRRDAEVYLAGLAAEHAARTVRRRVSCVRSFYRFLRGLELVAHNPFDALDLPDVDRKSETHKVLSDDELARAARLLAADVAAADRRLATSEPGPDRARAFAALFTATRRRVAFTLMAFAGLRRAEVVGLTREAIVERPDGFALAFRGKGGKVRAVPLVGFAYRPMFDWLAVRRRVPTTAPTVLVTLNGRPVAPKQLKRDCRALGLRVEARHPLTPHVLRRTFATRALQASGDIRSVQVLLGHSSIATTEVYTHVDLDGLRTLVEATALPDADPAP, encoded by the coding sequence GTGACCCCCTCCGCCCCCCCGACCCGACCCGGCAACCGGCCCGCCCCGGCCGACGGGGGGAGCCCGGTCCGCCCGCCTGGCCGGACCCCGACGACCGGCCCGGCGGAGGGGGCGTCCCCGTTCGACCGGGCCGTCGCCCTGTTCCTCTCGCGGACCCGCCACACCCGCTCTGGCTCGGCCCACACCGAGCGGGCCTACCGGACCGACCTCCGGCACTTCGCCGCCTTCCTCGCCGAGCGGGGGCACGCCGAGCGGCACCCCCCTGAGACGGACGCGCCCGAGGACGCCCCGCTCCCCTTCGACGCCGTCACGCGCCGCGACGCCGAGGTCTACCTCGCCGGGCTCGCGGCCGAGCACGCCGCCCGGACCGTCCGCCGCCGCGTCTCGTGCGTCCGCTCGTTCTACCGCTTCCTCCGCGGCCTCGAGCTCGTCGCCCACAACCCGTTCGACGCCCTCGACCTCCCCGACGTCGACCGCAAGAGCGAGACCCACAAGGTGCTCTCCGACGACGAGCTGGCCCGGGCCGCCCGCCTCCTCGCCGCCGACGTCGCCGCCGCCGACCGCCGGCTCGCCACCTCCGAGCCCGGCCCCGACCGCGCTCGCGCCTTCGCCGCCCTCTTCACGGCCACCCGCCGCCGCGTCGCCTTCACGCTCATGGCGTTCGCCGGGCTCCGACGGGCCGAGGTCGTCGGGCTCACGCGCGAGGCCATCGTCGAGCGGCCCGACGGGTTCGCCCTCGCGTTCCGGGGCAAGGGCGGCAAGGTCCGCGCGGTCCCGCTCGTCGGGTTCGCCTACCGGCCCATGTTCGACTGGCTCGCCGTCCGCCGCCGCGTCCCGACCACGGCCCCGACCGTCCTCGTCACGCTCAACGGCCGGCCCGTCGCCCCGAAGCAGCTCAAGCGCGACTGCCGCGCGCTCGGGCTCCGCGTCGAGGCCCGCCACCCGCTCACGCCCCACGTCCTCCGCCGGACGTTCGCGACGCGCGCGCTCCAGGCCTCCGGCGACATCCGGTCCGTCCAGGTCCTCCTCGGCCACTCGTCGATCGCCACCACCGAGGTCTACACCCACGTCGACCTCGACGGCCTCCGCACCCTCGTCGAGGCCACCGCCCTCCCCGACGCCGACCCGGCCCCGTGA